Proteins found in one Allorhizobium pseudoryzae genomic segment:
- a CDS encoding ABC transporter ATP-binding protein — MNTTDAPPSPSPKRPLVVMSNVSKSFSSGTLALSEMSLTVENGEFVSLLGPSGCGKSTALRIIAGLGDVTTGSIDWPASRINAKGLPEGDISFVFQEPTLMPWQTVFGNVYLPLRLRGISKTAARDTIMACLDTVGLKDFADAYPRELSGGMKMRVSIARALVTKPKLLLMDEPFAALDEITRQKLNDDVLRLWRETGITVIFVTHSVFESAYLSNRIVVMKARPGRVHADFPLVTSLERGALYRASEEYRAACEKVSASLLEAIGGDAMEMH, encoded by the coding sequence ATGAACACGACAGACGCTCCCCCCTCCCCATCGCCCAAGCGCCCGCTGGTGGTGATGTCCAACGTGTCGAAAAGCTTTTCCAGCGGCACGCTCGCGCTGTCGGAGATGTCGCTGACGGTGGAAAACGGCGAGTTTGTCAGCCTGCTCGGGCCCTCCGGCTGCGGCAAGTCGACGGCCTTGCGCATCATCGCAGGCCTTGGCGATGTCACCACCGGGTCCATCGACTGGCCCGCCTCGCGCATCAATGCCAAGGGGCTCCCCGAGGGCGATATCTCCTTCGTCTTCCAGGAGCCGACGCTGATGCCCTGGCAGACGGTGTTCGGCAATGTCTACCTGCCGCTTCGCCTGCGCGGCATTTCCAAGACGGCCGCGCGTGATACGATCATGGCCTGCCTCGACACGGTGGGGCTCAAAGATTTCGCCGACGCCTATCCGCGGGAGCTCTCCGGCGGCATGAAGATGCGCGTCTCGATTGCCCGCGCGCTGGTGACGAAACCGAAGCTGCTCCTGATGGACGAACCCTTTGCGGCGCTCGACGAAATCACCCGCCAGAAGCTGAACGACGACGTTCTGCGCCTGTGGCGGGAGACGGGCATCACCGTGATCTTCGTCACGCACTCCGTGTTCGAAAGCGCGTACCTGTCCAACCGCATCGTGGTGATGAAGGCGCGGCCGGGCCGTGTACATGCGGATTTTCCGCTCGTGACCAGCCTGGAACGCGGCGCGCTCTACCGGGCCTCGGAAGAGTATCGTGCGGCCTGCGAAAAGGTGTCCGCTTCGCTGCTGGAAGCGATCGGCGGTGACGCCATGGAGATGCATTGA
- the ung gene encoding uracil-DNA glycosylase: MAESGVKLEETWKQALAPQFADPYMAALRQFLTAEKQAGKHIFPKGAEYFRALDLTPLPDVKVVILGQDPYHGAGQAHGLCFSVRPGVRIPPSLVNIYKEMQADLGIPPASHGFLEHWARQGVLLLNSVLTVEEGRAAAHQGKGWERFTDAVIRAVNDECSHVVFMLWGAYAQKKAAFVDQRRHLVLKAPHPSPLSAHNGFFGSRHFSQANAYLVSNGREPVDWQLPATPGLDG; this comes from the coding sequence ATGGCAGAGAGCGGCGTGAAGCTGGAAGAGACCTGGAAACAAGCACTCGCGCCGCAGTTTGCCGATCCCTACATGGCAGCGCTGCGGCAGTTCCTGACCGCGGAGAAGCAGGCCGGAAAGCACATTTTTCCGAAGGGCGCCGAGTATTTTCGCGCGCTCGACCTGACGCCTCTGCCGGACGTGAAGGTGGTGATCCTGGGGCAGGACCCCTATCACGGCGCGGGACAGGCGCACGGGCTCTGCTTCAGTGTCCGGCCCGGCGTGCGCATTCCGCCCTCGCTCGTCAATATCTACAAGGAAATGCAGGCAGATCTCGGCATTCCTCCGGCTTCGCACGGCTTTCTGGAGCATTGGGCGCGCCAGGGTGTGCTGCTCTTGAACAGCGTGCTGACGGTGGAGGAGGGCAGGGCCGCCGCGCACCAGGGCAAAGGCTGGGAACGCTTCACCGATGCCGTGATCCGCGCGGTGAACGACGAGTGCAGCCATGTCGTCTTCATGCTTTGGGGCGCCTATGCCCAAAAGAAGGCGGCCTTCGTCGACCAGCGCCGGCATCTGGTGTTGAAGGCGCCGCATCCGTCCCCGCTGTCGGCCCATAACGGCTTTTTCGGTTCCCGGCACTTCTCCCAGGCGAATGCCTACCTCGTCTCCAATGGCCGCGAGCCGGTGGATTGGCAGCTTCCGGCGACGCCGGGGCTGGATGGCTAA
- a CDS encoding ABC transporter permease, producing MTTPSPSSPTSRAMTAKNRETLLRILIPILVVVALVILWQVLVTATGVPQYILPGPGAVAGALVKDWGTLSPALWVTTKITMAALGLALLGGVGIAIFLVQSKWIETAFYPIAVILQVTPIVAIAPLILIYAPTTQVALLICAFLVAFFPILSNMVQGLKSVDHNLLNLFDLYGASRLQTLLYLKLPASLPYFMTGLKIGGGLSLIAAVVAEFAAGSAGAGSGLAFRLLEAQYRLNIPRLFAALILLSVLGVVIFGITSFIAWLSLHRWHESSLRREN from the coding sequence ATGACGACGCCCTCCCCCTCTTCGCCCACCAGTCGCGCCATGACCGCCAAGAACCGCGAAACGCTTCTGCGCATCCTGATCCCGATCCTGGTGGTCGTGGCGCTCGTCATCCTTTGGCAGGTTCTGGTGACGGCAACCGGCGTGCCGCAATACATCCTCCCCGGCCCCGGCGCCGTCGCCGGTGCACTGGTCAAGGACTGGGGTACGCTCTCGCCGGCGCTCTGGGTCACCACCAAGATCACCATGGCAGCCCTCGGCCTCGCGCTTTTGGGCGGTGTCGGCATCGCGATCTTCCTCGTCCAGTCGAAATGGATCGAAACGGCCTTCTATCCGATCGCCGTCATCCTGCAGGTGACGCCAATCGTGGCAATCGCCCCGCTGATCCTGATCTATGCGCCGACGACCCAGGTGGCGCTTCTCATCTGCGCCTTCCTCGTCGCCTTCTTCCCGATCCTCTCGAACATGGTGCAGGGCCTCAAAAGCGTCGATCACAACCTGCTCAACCTGTTTGACCTCTATGGCGCCTCCAGGCTCCAGACGCTGCTCTACCTGAAGCTGCCGGCCTCCCTTCCCTATTTCATGACCGGCCTGAAGATCGGCGGCGGTCTGTCGCTGATTGCAGCCGTGGTGGCGGAATTTGCCGCAGGGTCCGCCGGTGCCGGCTCCGGCCTCGCCTTCCGCCTGCTGGAGGCGCAGTACCGCCTCAACATTCCCCGCCTGTTTGCCGCCCTCATCCTGCTCTCCGTCCTTGGCGTGGTGATCTTCGGCATCACCTCCTTCATCGCCTGGCTCAGCCTGCATCGCTGGCACGAAAGCAGCCTTCGGAGAGAAAACTGA
- a CDS encoding alpha/beta hydrolase: MTTDAYIHLKRPGKPGAPILFAFHGTGGDENQFFDFASRLLPDATVISPRGDVSEHGAARFFRRRAEGLYDLEDLARATEKMAGFVAAHRDAASAGPVIGLGFSNGANILANVLIEKPGLFDTSVLMHPLIPFEPKARPGKGRVLITAGERDPICPVPLTQSLADYFTAQGAQVTLDWHPGGHEIRGNEIEAVKAFLASYGA, translated from the coding sequence ATGACCACAGACGCCTATATCCACCTCAAGCGCCCGGGCAAACCGGGCGCCCCCATCCTGTTTGCCTTCCACGGTACCGGTGGCGACGAGAACCAGTTCTTTGATTTCGCGAGCCGGCTTTTGCCGGATGCGACGGTGATTTCGCCGCGCGGCGATGTCTCCGAACACGGTGCCGCCCGCTTCTTCCGTCGCCGGGCCGAAGGGCTCTATGATCTCGAGGATCTGGCACGCGCGACGGAGAAGATGGCCGGCTTCGTCGCCGCTCATCGCGATGCCGCCTCGGCGGGGCCGGTGATCGGCCTCGGTTTTTCCAATGGCGCCAACATCCTCGCCAACGTGCTGATCGAAAAACCGGGCCTCTTCGACACCTCCGTGCTGATGCATCCGCTGATCCCGTTCGAGCCCAAGGCACGGCCCGGTAAGGGCCGCGTGCTGATCACCGCCGGCGAACGCGATCCGATCTGCCCGGTGCCGTTGACGCAGTCGCTTGCCGACTATTTCACCGCCCAGGGCGCACAGGTCACGCTGGACTGGCATCCGGGCGGCCACGAGATCCGCGGCAACGAGATCGAGGCGGTGAAGGCGTTTCTGGCATCCTACGGGGCGTGA
- a CDS encoding LysR family transcriptional regulator, which yields MLHSRKLHYIDEIARAGSIRKAAQRLNVASSAINRQILALEEELGVPIFERLPRGLRLTAAGELCIEHIREVLKAYDKLETRVRGLKMPQGGRVSMVSTVGLAAGPLPEIVARFVEQHPRMRLQLAIDGATTTANPVLSGEVDLGIGFNIPATAGLRTLATFDIPIGVVLPPDHRLAKEEGPLELAKVVQEPLVLAQSGMSLRSMINLILAPLPAPVEPVVESAGPETLRHLVKRGTGLSFLNPLDVIGDCRRGELVFRPLAEPHRRQQPLKIFARSRATLDTAASLFVEFLLGELTVLVAEMEAKGHVPKQNASGFVGRE from the coding sequence ATGCTCCATTCGCGAAAACTGCATTACATCGATGAAATCGCCCGCGCCGGCTCCATCCGCAAGGCGGCGCAGCGGCTGAACGTCGCCTCGTCCGCCATCAACCGGCAGATCCTGGCGCTCGAGGAGGAACTCGGCGTGCCGATCTTCGAGCGGTTGCCGCGCGGGCTCCGGCTGACGGCGGCCGGAGAGCTGTGCATCGAGCATATCCGCGAGGTGCTGAAGGCGTATGACAAGCTTGAAACGCGCGTGCGCGGGCTGAAAATGCCGCAGGGCGGGCGCGTGTCGATGGTCTCGACGGTGGGCTTGGCGGCGGGTCCGCTGCCGGAGATCGTCGCCCGTTTCGTCGAGCAGCATCCGCGCATGCGCCTGCAGCTCGCCATCGACGGCGCGACGACCACCGCCAATCCGGTGCTTTCCGGCGAAGTGGATCTCGGCATCGGCTTCAACATTCCGGCGACCGCCGGACTTCGCACGCTCGCCACCTTCGACATTCCGATCGGTGTCGTTCTGCCGCCCGATCATCGGCTGGCGAAGGAGGAAGGGCCGCTGGAGCTTGCCAAGGTGGTGCAGGAACCGCTGGTTCTCGCCCAGTCCGGCATGAGCCTGCGCAGCATGATCAACCTCATTCTGGCACCGCTGCCCGCCCCGGTGGAGCCGGTCGTCGAAAGTGCCGGCCCGGAGACGTTGCGCCATCTCGTCAAGCGTGGCACGGGGCTCAGCTTCCTCAATCCGCTCGACGTGATCGGCGACTGCCGGCGCGGCGAACTGGTCTTCCGTCCGCTTGCCGAACCGCACCGCCGCCAGCAGCCGCTCAAGATCTTTGCCCGCTCACGCGCGACGCTCGACACGGCGGCGAGCCTGTTCGTCGAATTCCTGCTCGGCGAGCTGACGGTGCTGGTGGCCGAAATGGAGGCCAAGGGCCATGTGCCGAAGCAGAACGCGTCTGGCTTTGTGGGGCGGGAGTGA
- a CDS encoding RidA family protein: MAHSDKQVFNPPSVRTPFGAYNHGLLVPPGASLLVTSGQLGIAPDDTIPPDVTGQAELCFEAIKAILAEAGMTFADVIRISGFVTKREDFSAYMAVRDRYTAEPKPVSTLIVVGGFTRPEFLVEVEVTAAKVV; this comes from the coding sequence ATGGCACACTCGGACAAACAGGTTTTCAACCCGCCCTCCGTGCGCACACCGTTTGGAGCCTATAATCACGGGCTTCTGGTGCCGCCGGGGGCCTCTTTGCTCGTCACCTCCGGTCAGCTCGGCATCGCCCCGGATGATACGATCCCGCCGGATGTGACCGGCCAGGCGGAACTCTGTTTCGAGGCGATCAAGGCCATTCTCGCGGAAGCCGGCATGACGTTTGCTGATGTCATCCGCATCTCGGGTTTTGTGACGAAGCGCGAGGACTTCTCGGCCTATATGGCCGTGCGCGACCGGTATACGGCAGAGCCTAAGCCGGTCTCGACGCTGATCGTGGTCGGCGGGTTCACCCGGCCGGAATTTCTGGTCGAGGTTGAGGTAACGGCGGCGAAGGTGGTTTGA
- a CDS encoding transglycosylase SLT domain-containing protein, protein MRYAFFIALLFLAGCGTAPSRIDNACAIFAQRDGLFNNWARDAKRASREYGVPVPVLMATIYTESGFRAYARPKRTYLLGFIPWKRPSSAYGYAQALDGTWSAYQRETGRWAASRTDFGDAIKFVGWYHNKSNRRNGIALTDTYRLYLAYYAGHAGYERGSFTSAIRAAAQRSAGIADRYERQLRSCGY, encoded by the coding sequence ATGCGTTATGCGTTTTTCATCGCCCTTCTCTTTCTTGCCGGCTGCGGAACCGCGCCGAGCAGGATTGATAACGCGTGCGCCATCTTTGCGCAGCGCGACGGGCTCTTCAACAACTGGGCACGCGATGCCAAGCGCGCATCGCGCGAGTACGGAGTCCCTGTGCCCGTGCTGATGGCCACCATCTACACCGAATCCGGCTTTCGCGCCTATGCGCGGCCGAAGCGGACCTATCTGCTCGGTTTCATTCCCTGGAAACGGCCCTCCTCGGCCTATGGTTATGCCCAGGCGCTCGACGGCACCTGGTCCGCCTACCAGCGCGAGACCGGCCGCTGGGCGGCAAGCCGCACCGATTTCGGCGATGCGATCAAGTTCGTCGGCTGGTATCACAACAAGAGCAACCGGCGAAACGGCATCGCGCTCACCGATACCTATCGGCTCTATCTTGCCTACTACGCCGGCCATGCGGGGTATGAGCGGGGAAGCTTCACCTCCGCGATCCGGGCCGCCGCCCAACGCTCCGCCGGCATTGCCGACCGCTACGAACGGCAGTTGCGCTCCTGCGGCTACTGA
- a CDS encoding cytosine deaminase — translation MSFAELPNAPHFVLANATLQAVTVEGFSAPAKEGLVTADLVIANGKVESILAPGTAPAALPRADLRDGMVWPCFVDMHTHLDKGHIWERRRNPDGSFMGALENVGADRAAHWSADDVRARMEFSLKTAYAHGTKLIRTHLDSIPPQHSISFEVFSEIREEWKEKIALQAVALLPLESVLDPAVFGDIVAVTKRHGGLLGGATRILPDFEKILETLFRVAADNGLDIDLHVDETEDKQVLTLKTIAEIKLKTGFEGAVTVGHCCSLARQDDDLARRTIDLVAEAGLSVVSLPMCNMYLQDRHAGRTPRWRGVTLFHELTAAGVKTAVSSDNTRDPFYAYGDLDGVEVFREAVRILHLDHPLAEAARVVTTTPADILGRPDIGRIAAGTPADLVLFSARRWSEFLSRPQADRIVMRNGMGIDRRLPDYRDLDPILMK, via the coding sequence ATGTCCTTTGCCGAACTTCCGAACGCACCGCATTTCGTGCTGGCCAATGCCACGCTGCAGGCTGTCACCGTCGAAGGGTTTTCCGCCCCGGCGAAAGAGGGTCTGGTCACGGCCGATCTGGTCATCGCCAATGGCAAGGTCGAGAGCATTCTGGCGCCCGGCACGGCGCCGGCGGCACTTCCGCGCGCCGATCTGCGCGACGGCATGGTCTGGCCCTGCTTCGTCGATATGCACACCCATCTCGACAAGGGCCACATCTGGGAGCGCCGCCGCAATCCGGATGGCTCGTTCATGGGCGCGCTCGAAAATGTCGGCGCCGACCGTGCCGCCCACTGGTCGGCAGACGATGTGCGCGCCCGCATGGAGTTTTCGCTGAAGACGGCCTATGCGCATGGCACAAAGCTGATCCGCACACATCTCGACAGCATTCCACCGCAGCACAGCATTTCCTTCGAAGTATTTTCCGAAATCCGAGAGGAGTGGAAGGAGAAGATCGCACTGCAGGCCGTGGCCTTGCTGCCGCTTGAATCCGTGCTCGATCCGGCCGTCTTCGGCGATATCGTCGCGGTGACGAAACGCCATGGCGGGCTGCTCGGTGGTGCGACCCGTATTCTGCCGGATTTTGAAAAGATCCTCGAGACTCTGTTCCGCGTGGCCGCCGACAACGGCCTCGATATCGACCTGCACGTCGACGAGACCGAAGACAAACAGGTCCTGACGCTGAAGACCATCGCCGAGATCAAGCTGAAGACCGGCTTCGAAGGCGCGGTCACCGTCGGCCATTGCTGCTCGCTGGCAAGGCAGGATGACGATCTGGCCAGACGCACGATCGATCTGGTGGCGGAGGCCGGCCTTTCGGTCGTCTCGCTACCGATGTGCAACATGTATCTGCAGGATCGCCATGCCGGCCGCACGCCCCGCTGGCGCGGCGTGACGCTGTTCCATGAACTGACAGCCGCCGGCGTCAAGACCGCCGTCTCCTCCGACAACACCCGCGACCCCTTCTATGCCTATGGTGATCTGGATGGCGTCGAAGTCTTCCGCGAGGCGGTGCGCATCCTGCATCTCGACCATCCGCTGGCCGAGGCCGCGCGCGTCGTCACCACGACTCCCGCCGACATTCTCGGCCGGCCGGACATCGGCCGCATTGCAGCGGGGACACCGGCCGATCTCGTCCTCTTCAGCGCGCGGCGTTGGAGCGAATTCCTTTCCCGTCCGCAGGCGGACCGCATCGTGATGCGGAATGGCATGGGCATCGACCGCCGCCTGCCGGATTATCGTGACCTTGACCCGATCCTGATGAAGTGA
- a CDS encoding FAD-binding oxidoreductase, which yields MADYAQIKKDLEGIAVEDNPALVRQKSRDFYWYSPILKAELDHVTADLVVSPKSEEEVIRTLKVAFAHGVPVTPRGAGTGNYGQAMPLSGGIVLNLINMNKVKEIHPGRVICEPGIIIADLDKQTKAHSGQELRFHPSTAQTATIGGFIAGGSGGVGSIHWGGLRDLGNILRLRVVTMEAEPRVLELTAWDLQKVSHAYGTNGIITEVEMPLAPAYDWVDVLVGYDDFMDAVRFSDVLAHKNGLLLKEIAPIAAPIPYDYFPRHKPFIRHRGQSIVVVMVAPHSVDAFVALTQRMKGEILFRSDTVESMKGIPHAYELAWNHTTLRALKVDPTFTYLQVQYPSPDHVAKVGKMVEIFGDEVPGHLEFIKFDGNMQCAGLPLVRYTTKERLEEIIKIHEDHGCPIFNPHRYTLEEGGMKQTDEVQLAFKKETDPKGLLNPGKMIAWENPDFDFKAGKNYLFPGLQGFAEAGE from the coding sequence ATGGCGGATTACGCACAGATCAAAAAAGACCTCGAAGGCATCGCAGTGGAGGACAATCCGGCGCTGGTGCGCCAGAAAAGCCGCGACTTCTACTGGTATTCGCCGATCCTGAAGGCGGAGCTCGACCATGTGACGGCCGATCTCGTCGTCTCGCCGAAATCCGAAGAAGAGGTGATCCGCACGCTGAAGGTAGCCTTCGCGCATGGCGTGCCGGTCACCCCGCGCGGCGCCGGCACCGGCAATTACGGCCAGGCCATGCCACTGTCCGGCGGCATCGTGCTGAACCTCATCAACATGAACAAGGTCAAGGAAATTCATCCGGGCCGCGTCATCTGCGAACCGGGCATCATTATCGCAGACCTCGACAAGCAAACGAAGGCGCATTCCGGCCAGGAGTTGCGCTTCCACCCGTCCACAGCGCAGACGGCCACCATCGGCGGCTTCATCGCCGGCGGTTCCGGCGGTGTCGGCTCCATCCACTGGGGCGGGCTTCGCGACCTTGGTAATATCCTGCGCCTGCGCGTCGTCACCATGGAGGCCGAACCGCGGGTGCTGGAACTGACCGCCTGGGACCTGCAGAAGGTCAGCCACGCCTATGGCACCAACGGCATCATCACCGAAGTGGAAATGCCGCTGGCACCCGCTTACGACTGGGTGGACGTGCTGGTCGGTTACGACGACTTCATGGATGCGGTGCGTTTCTCCGACGTGCTCGCTCACAAGAACGGGCTACTCCTGAAAGAAATCGCCCCGATCGCAGCCCCCATTCCGTATGACTATTTCCCCCGTCATAAGCCGTTCATCCGCCATCGCGGCCAGTCGATCGTCGTCGTGATGGTGGCGCCGCATTCGGTGGATGCGTTTGTCGCGCTGACGCAGCGCATGAAGGGGGAGATCCTCTTCCGCTCCGACACGGTGGAGAGCATGAAGGGCATCCCGCATGCCTATGAGCTGGCCTGGAACCATACGACGCTGAGGGCGCTGAAGGTCGATCCGACATTCACCTATCTGCAGGTGCAGTATCCGAGCCCGGACCATGTGGCCAAGGTCGGCAAGATGGTGGAAATCTTTGGCGACGAGGTGCCCGGTCACCTGGAATTCATCAAGTTCGACGGCAACATGCAGTGCGCCGGCCTGCCGCTGGTGCGCTACACCACCAAGGAGCGGCTGGAGGAGATCATCAAGATCCACGAGGATCATGGCTGCCCGATCTTCAACCCGCACCGCTACACGCTGGAGGAAGGCGGCATGAAGCAGACCGACGAGGTGCAGCTGGCCTTCAAGAAGGAAACCGATCCCAAGGGCCTGCTGAACCCCGGCAAGATGATTGCCTGGGAAAACCCCGATTTCGATTTCAAGGCCGGCAAGAATTACTTGTTTCCCGGCCTGCAGGGTTTTGCCGAAGCGGGGGAGTAG
- a CDS encoding NAD(P)H-dependent oxidoreductase has protein sequence MRVLVLHSHPVEESYGKALFRQTCESLAKAGYEVDACDLYAEGFDPVLSAHGRRIYHDYPENMAGLEGYVARLKAAEGLVICTPVWNFGFPAMLKGYFDRVWLPGVSFGLKDGKLTPTLRHIEKLAAVMTYGGTPMRAFLVGNPPKKIIKRVIRAQIKIGAPVKFLAHYDMNNCTDETRAAFLAKVKSEMEAF, from the coding sequence ATGCGCGTTCTCGTGCTGCATTCCCACCCCGTCGAGGAAAGTTACGGCAAGGCGCTGTTTCGCCAGACCTGCGAGAGCCTCGCTAAGGCCGGATACGAGGTCGATGCCTGTGATCTCTATGCGGAAGGCTTCGATCCGGTGCTTTCCGCCCATGGCCGGCGCATCTACCATGACTATCCGGAAAACATGGCGGGGCTGGAAGGCTATGTGGCACGGCTGAAGGCGGCGGAAGGCCTCGTCATCTGCACGCCGGTCTGGAATTTCGGCTTTCCGGCCATGCTGAAGGGTTATTTCGACCGCGTCTGGCTGCCCGGCGTCTCCTTCGGGTTGAAGGATGGCAAGCTGACGCCGACTTTGCGCCACATCGAAAAACTCGCCGCCGTCATGACCTATGGCGGAACGCCGATGCGGGCCTTTCTCGTCGGCAACCCGCCGAAAAAAATCATCAAGCGCGTCATCCGCGCCCAGATCAAGATCGGCGCGCCGGTGAAATTTCTGGCGCATTACGACATGAACAACTGCACGGACGAGACCCGCGCCGCCTTCCTGGCCAAGGTGAAGAGCGAGATGGAAGCCTTCTGA
- a CDS encoding ABC transporter substrate-binding protein, which produces MTLKASLAALAIGFGLAASGEAFALDEVSYGTNWLAQAEHGGFYQAVADGTYEKYGLKVTIMQGGPNAANRSLLIAGKVDFYMGGPLGDMDAVKEGIPMISVASIFQKDPQVLLAHPDAGVEKFEDLAKLDTIFMGKDGYVTYFEWMKKNFKGFKEEQYKPYTFNPAPFIADKKSAQQGYLTSEPYEIEKQAGWAPKVFLLADAGYNPYSTMITTTQSMIDKKPDVVQRFVDASIEGWYNYIYGDNKKANELIKKDNPEMTDGQIAYSIAKMKEYGILESGEALTKGIGCMTDERYKTFFDEMVQIGVEPKDLDYKKAYTTKFVCKGVGMALKK; this is translated from the coding sequence ATGACACTCAAGGCATCGCTTGCCGCTCTCGCAATCGGCTTCGGCCTCGCCGCTTCGGGCGAGGCTTTCGCCCTGGATGAAGTCTCCTACGGCACGAACTGGCTCGCCCAGGCCGAGCACGGCGGCTTCTATCAGGCGGTGGCCGATGGCACCTATGAGAAATACGGACTGAAGGTCACGATCATGCAGGGCGGCCCGAATGCGGCCAACCGCTCGCTGCTCATCGCCGGCAAGGTGGATTTCTATATGGGCGGCCCGCTCGGCGACATGGACGCGGTCAAGGAAGGCATTCCGATGATCTCGGTCGCCTCGATCTTCCAGAAGGATCCGCAGGTGCTGCTGGCCCACCCGGATGCGGGTGTGGAGAAATTCGAGGACCTTGCCAAGCTCGACACCATCTTCATGGGCAAGGACGGCTACGTCACTTATTTCGAGTGGATGAAGAAGAATTTCAAAGGGTTCAAGGAAGAGCAGTACAAGCCCTATACCTTCAACCCGGCACCCTTCATCGCCGACAAGAAATCCGCCCAGCAGGGGTATCTGACCTCTGAACCCTACGAGATCGAAAAGCAGGCCGGCTGGGCGCCAAAAGTCTTCCTGCTCGCCGATGCCGGTTACAACCCCTACTCCACGATGATCACCACCACGCAGAGCATGATCGACAAGAAGCCGGACGTGGTGCAACGTTTCGTCGATGCCTCGATCGAAGGCTGGTACAACTACATCTACGGCGACAACAAGAAGGCGAACGAGCTGATCAAGAAGGACAATCCGGAAATGACGGATGGCCAGATCGCCTATTCCATCGCCAAGATGAAGGAATACGGCATTCTGGAATCCGGCGAGGCGCTGACAAAGGGCATCGGCTGCATGACGGACGAACGCTACAAGACGTTCTTCGACGAGATGGTGCAGATCGGCGTGGAGCCGAAGGACCTCGACTACAAGAAGGCCTACACCACCAAGTTCGTCTGCAAGGGCGTCGGCATGGCGCTGAAGAAGTAG
- a CDS encoding VOC family protein: protein MLNQIKGLHHVTSMAGSARTNNQFFTDTLGLRRVKKTVNFDAPDVYHLYYGDEVGTPGSVMTYFPFPHIAKGRPGTGEVGTTVFSVPQGSISYWGNRLAAKGSLEMKTDEAFGEKRLNFFGPDGDGFALVEVKDDPRAPWTGNGVDVDHAIRGFHSASMRLRDEGATVELLKFMGYEQVDHKDGVTRLAIPGGNGADYIDIETMPNIARANLGAGSVHHIAFAVENREKQLKVRKALMDTGYQVTPVIDRDYFWAIYFRTPGGVLFEIATNEPGFDRDEDTAHLGEALKLPTQHAHLRSYLEEHLEKLEG from the coding sequence ATGCTGAACCAGATCAAAGGCCTGCATCACGTCACATCGATGGCAGGCAGCGCCCGCACCAACAACCAGTTCTTTACCGATACGCTCGGCCTTCGCCGGGTGAAGAAGACCGTCAATTTCGACGCGCCGGATGTCTATCACCTCTATTACGGCGATGAAGTCGGCACGCCGGGTTCGGTGATGACCTACTTCCCGTTCCCGCATATCGCCAAGGGCCGTCCCGGCACCGGTGAAGTCGGCACTACGGTGTTTTCGGTGCCGCAGGGTTCGATCTCCTACTGGGGCAATCGTCTGGCCGCCAAGGGCAGCCTGGAGATGAAGACCGATGAGGCGTTTGGCGAAAAGCGCCTGAACTTCTTCGGCCCGGATGGTGATGGTTTCGCGCTGGTCGAAGTCAAGGATGATCCGCGCGCGCCCTGGACCGGCAATGGCGTGGATGTCGATCACGCGATCCGCGGCTTTCATTCGGCCTCCATGCGCCTTCGCGATGAAGGGGCAACCGTCGAACTCCTGAAATTCATGGGCTACGAGCAGGTGGACCACAAGGACGGTGTCACCCGTCTCGCCATTCCCGGCGGCAACGGTGCCGATTACATCGACATCGAAACAATGCCGAACATTGCCCGTGCCAACCTCGGCGCCGGCTCGGTCCACCACATCGCCTTTGCTGTCGAAAACCGCGAAAAGCAGTTGAAGGTGCGCAAGGCACTGATGGACACGGGTTACCAGGTCACGCCCGTGATCGACCGCGACTACTTCTGGGCAATCTATTTCCGCACGCCGGGCGGCGTGTTGTTCGAAATTGCCACCAACGAACCGGGCTTCGACCGCGACGAGGATACCGCCCACCTCGGTGAAGCGCTGAAATTGCCGACCCAGCATGCCCACCTGCGCTCCTACCTGGAAGAGCATCTGGAAAAGCTGGAAGGCTAA